A window of Candidatus Pantoea floridensis contains these coding sequences:
- a CDS encoding glutathione S-transferase family protein, which yields MKLYHFPLSGHAHRARLFLSLLGLPHEIIDVDLKAGEHHTPEFLAMNPFGQVPVLEDDGTFIADSNAILVYLAKKTGRSEWLPEDAQGAAAVQRWLTVAAGDIAFGPAAARLITVFGRPFNAEEVIARAHLVLSRIENHLQNREWLVGDGPTIADIAQYSYIVGAPEGNVDLSGYPTVKALLRRIEALPGFVPFPQTAAGLRGVA from the coding sequence ATGAAACTCTATCATTTCCCCCTTTCCGGCCATGCACACCGTGCACGCCTGTTTCTGTCGCTGCTCGGTTTACCGCATGAAATTATCGATGTTGATCTCAAAGCGGGCGAGCACCACACGCCGGAATTTCTCGCCATGAACCCGTTCGGGCAAGTGCCGGTGCTGGAGGATGACGGTACGTTTATTGCCGATTCCAACGCCATTCTGGTCTATCTGGCAAAGAAAACCGGCCGCAGCGAGTGGCTGCCGGAAGATGCACAGGGCGCAGCAGCGGTACAGCGCTGGCTGACCGTCGCAGCGGGCGATATCGCGTTTGGTCCGGCAGCAGCGCGCTTGATTACCGTGTTTGGACGGCCGTTTAATGCGGAAGAGGTCATCGCCCGCGCGCACCTGGTGCTGTCACGCATAGAAAACCACCTCCAGAACCGTGAATGGCTGGTGGGCGATGGCCCAACCATCGCTGACATCGCACAGTACAGCTATATCGTGGGCGCACCAGAAGGCAACGTCGACCTTTCCGGCTACCCGACGGTGAAGGCACTCTTGCGCCGTATCGAAGCGCTGCCGGGCTTTGTGCCCTTCCCGCAAACCGCTGCCGGCCTGCGCGGCGTCGCCTGA
- a CDS encoding ferritin-like domain-containing protein — protein MSNNSETHFLDWVRDAHAMEKQAESMLEKMASRLEHYPDLKLRVEQHIDETRQHQVLVQSVIDRYSTSQSVLKNIAGKISAFGQAMGGMMVEDEVVKGAISGNVFEHLEIASYTSLIAAAQHLNDHESVDIFNRIREQEIAMAEWTLNNLPVVTEQYLVRSATPGVEAKK, from the coding sequence ATGAGCAATAACAGCGAAACACACTTTCTCGATTGGGTCAGAGATGCCCATGCCATGGAAAAACAAGCGGAAAGTATGCTGGAAAAAATGGCCTCACGCCTTGAGCACTATCCCGATCTCAAATTACGCGTTGAACAGCATATAGATGAAACTCGCCAGCATCAGGTGCTGGTACAAAGCGTAATTGACCGCTACTCCACCTCGCAATCGGTATTAAAAAATATCGCCGGCAAAATATCCGCTTTTGGTCAGGCGATGGGCGGCATGATGGTAGAGGATGAAGTGGTGAAAGGCGCGATCAGCGGAAATGTGTTTGAGCATCTTGAGATTGCCAGTTACACCTCGCTGATAGCCGCAGCCCAGCATCTCAACGATCATGAAAGCGTCGATATCTTTAATCGTATTCGTGAACAGGAAATTGCGATGGCAGAATGGACGCTGAACAATCTGCCGGTGGTGACGGAACAGTATTTGGTTCGCTCTGCCACGCCGGGCGTTGAGGCGAAAAAATAA
- a CDS encoding general stress protein, with protein sequence MTTPRGGSGNFAMDPERAREAGKKGGQLSGGNFRNNPERAIEAGRKGGKKSRRVVDKSPE encoded by the coding sequence ATGACAACACCACGTGGCGGTTCTGGCAATTTTGCCATGGACCCAGAAAGAGCCCGCGAAGCGGGAAAAAAAGGCGGCCAGCTTAGCGGCGGTAATTTCCGTAATAATCCGGAACGCGCTATTGAAGCAGGGAGAAAAGGCGGAAAAAAAAGCCGTCGCGTCGTGGATAAATCGCCTGAGTAA